The following are from one region of the Cyanobium gracile PCC 6307 genome:
- a CDS encoding DUF4236 domain-containing protein has translation MPFRFRRSARVGPLRFNFTSSGLSSISVGGRGASFNIPVARAGGARTTVGLPGSGLSWSVEHTPAAGLPNSRRLRPGQLDAFQQECLGLLREQLFAAGSQGRQLWEHNLITRMLAVIETPEALQAYLLRARSQDDVKRRAHRCVEAVQEAARLAKGRGWLRA, from the coding sequence ATGCCCTTCCGCTTCCGCCGCAGCGCCCGCGTCGGCCCCCTGCGCTTCAATTTCACAAGCAGCGGCCTCAGCTCCATCTCGGTGGGCGGCCGCGGGGCGTCGTTCAACATCCCGGTGGCCCGCGCCGGTGGCGCCCGCACCACCGTGGGGCTGCCGGGCTCCGGCCTGAGCTGGAGCGTGGAGCACACCCCCGCCGCAGGCCTGCCCAACAGCCGCCGCCTGCGGCCCGGGCAGCTGGACGCCTTCCAGCAGGAATGCCTGGGCCTGCTGCGGGAGCAGCTGTTCGCGGCCGGCTCCCAGGGCCGGCAGCTCTGGGAACACAACCTGATCACCCGCATGCTGGCCGTGATCGAAACGCCGGAAGCGCTGCAGGCCTACCTGCTCCGGGCCCGCAGCCAGGACGACGTCAAGCGCCGGGCCCATCGCTGCGTGGAGGCGGTGCAGGAGGCGGCGCGGCTGGCGAAGGGCCGGGGCTGGCTCAGGGCGTAG
- a CDS encoding SAP domain-containing protein, whose protein sequence is MGRIAEALRSNLRELAQADARLLRELDGALPTDGLEELTIKQLKERCRQRGLKGISSLRKAELILRLRDGPSAPASLPESKPTGLEARLDRMEALLLRIAAHLGVE, encoded by the coding sequence ATGGGCAGGATCGCTGAGGCGCTGCGCAGCAATCTGCGCGAGCTGGCCCAGGCCGATGCCCGGCTGCTGCGGGAGCTGGATGGGGCGCTGCCAACCGATGGGCTGGAGGAGCTCACCATCAAGCAGCTCAAGGAGCGTTGCCGTCAGCGGGGGCTCAAGGGCATCAGCAGCCTTCGCAAGGCTGAGCTGATCCTCCGGCTGCGGGATGGGCCTTCGGCACCGGCCTCCCTGCCGGAAAGCAAGCCGACGGGGCTGGAGGCACGCCTGGACCGGATGGAGGCCTTGCTGCTGCGCATCGCCGCCCACCTGGGGGTGGAGTGA
- the arsB gene encoding ACR3 family arsenite efflux transporter yields MDEDRAVLARLSLLDRYLPLWILLAMAGGLLLGRFFPAIQGWLDAVRIGNTSLPIALGLLLMMYPVLAKVHYEDLGQAARDRRLLQLSLLLVWGLGPALMFALAWLFLPGQPEFRTGLILIGLAPCIAMVLIWIDLARGDREAAALLVAINAIIQVLAYALLGGFYLKILPGWLGLATQDVAFSMVEIAAAVLVFLGLPLLAGYLSRRIGLRLKGPRWYEQRFIPFISPFALYGLLFTIVVMFALQGQAITSDPLTVAAVALPLLLYFAIMWSVAFAVGRRNGLSYPKTATLAFTAAGNNFELAIAVSISVWGVSSRQALAGVIGPLIEVPVLVALVYVSLWLRRRFPARAIG; encoded by the coding sequence ATGGACGAGGACAGGGCCGTGCTGGCCCGGTTGTCGCTGCTCGACCGCTACCTGCCCCTCTGGATCCTGCTGGCCATGGCCGGCGGCCTGCTGCTGGGCCGCTTCTTCCCGGCCATCCAGGGCTGGCTCGATGCCGTGCGCATCGGCAACACCTCCCTGCCGATCGCCCTGGGGCTGTTGCTGATGATGTACCCGGTGCTGGCCAAGGTGCACTACGAGGATCTGGGCCAGGCGGCGCGGGATCGGCGGTTGCTGCAGCTGTCGCTGCTGCTGGTCTGGGGTCTGGGGCCGGCGCTGATGTTCGCCCTGGCCTGGCTGTTCCTGCCCGGTCAGCCGGAGTTCCGCACCGGCCTGATCCTGATCGGCCTGGCCCCCTGCATCGCCATGGTGCTGATCTGGATCGATCTGGCCCGGGGCGACCGGGAGGCGGCCGCCCTGCTGGTGGCGATCAACGCGATCATCCAGGTGCTGGCCTATGCCCTGCTGGGCGGCTTCTACCTCAAGATCCTGCCCGGATGGCTGGGGCTGGCCACCCAGGACGTGGCCTTCTCGATGGTGGAGATCGCCGCGGCGGTGCTGGTGTTCCTGGGGCTCCCTCTGCTGGCCGGCTACCTCAGCCGCCGCATCGGCCTGCGGCTCAAGGGACCCCGCTGGTACGAGCAGCGGTTCATCCCGTTCATCAGCCCGTTCGCGCTTTACGGACTGCTGTTCACGATCGTGGTGATGTTCGCCCTGCAGGGCCAGGCGATCACCTCCGATCCGCTCACGGTGGCCGCCGTGGCCCTGCCCCTGCTGCTTTACTTCGCGATCATGTGGAGCGTGGCGTTCGCGGTGGGCCGCCGCAACGGGCTCAGCTACCCGAAAACGGCCACCCTGGCGTTCACCGCCGCGGGCAACAACTTCGAGCTGGCCATCGCCGTCAGCATCAGCGTCTGGGGGGTCAGCTCCCGCCAGGCCCTGGCCGGGGTGATCGGGCCGCTGATCGAGGTGCCGGTGCTGGTGGCGCTGGTCTACGTGTCGCTGTGGCTGCGCCGCCGCTTCCCGGCCCGGGCGATCGGCTGA
- a CDS encoding AAA family ATPase, with translation MVAVFRRPRLAAELADRLLHPGVLDEGLRSGLFLSGLRRTGKTTFLLTDLVPELEAQGAVVIYVDLWSDIKVSPATLVYAAVRRLLTDLVTPASTPLARLRRLRGLDLGGMGFRFGFQLEQLGEIGGATLAQALTEVVDQARGDVVLIVDEVQQAITTEEGHQLLLALKAARDAINPRPATPGHFLFLGTGSHRALVGELTARRNQAFTGATSLPYPVLDLEYVRHVLQRLAQEDGAPLPSEPVAWEAFQTLGHRPEEFLRALAQLKFSSRSGLGLEPDQLLPVIAATLRGTAADLELQKVEQLGGLAMAIFERVAREEGPAKGLFSAEAASAYAAVVGREVRVEEIQPVVNELLADNLLMRLGHGLYGVADPLVQEIWRERRG, from the coding sequence TTGGTCGCTGTCTTCCGCCGCCCCCGGCTGGCCGCTGAGCTGGCCGACCGTCTGCTCCATCCCGGCGTCCTCGACGAGGGCCTGCGGTCGGGGCTGTTCCTGTCGGGGCTGCGTCGGACGGGCAAAACCACCTTCCTGCTGACGGATCTGGTGCCGGAACTGGAGGCCCAGGGGGCGGTGGTGATCTACGTCGACCTCTGGAGCGACATCAAGGTCAGCCCGGCGACGCTGGTCTATGCCGCCGTCCGTCGCCTGCTGACCGACCTGGTGACGCCGGCTTCAACGCCCCTGGCCCGGTTGCGCCGGCTCAGGGGACTGGATCTCGGTGGGATGGGTTTTCGTTTCGGGTTCCAGTTGGAGCAGCTGGGGGAAATCGGTGGAGCGACCCTGGCTCAGGCCCTCACGGAGGTGGTCGATCAGGCCAGGGGCGATGTGGTGCTGATCGTGGATGAGGTGCAGCAGGCCATCACCACCGAGGAGGGCCATCAACTTTTGCTGGCCCTCAAGGCCGCCCGCGACGCCATCAACCCCAGACCCGCCACGCCGGGGCACTTCCTGTTTCTCGGCACCGGCTCCCACCGGGCCCTGGTGGGTGAACTGACGGCCCGGCGCAACCAGGCCTTCACCGGGGCCACGTCGCTGCCCTACCCCGTGCTGGATCTGGAGTACGTGCGCCATGTGCTGCAGCGTCTCGCCCAGGAGGATGGGGCGCCGCTGCCGTCGGAGCCGGTGGCCTGGGAGGCGTTCCAGACCCTGGGCCATCGACCTGAGGAGTTTCTGCGGGCCCTGGCTCAACTCAAGTTCAGCAGCCGCAGTGGCTTGGGGCTGGAGCCGGATCAGCTGCTGCCCGTGATTGCCGCCACCCTGCGCGGCACCGCCGCTGACCTGGAGCTCCAGAAGGTGGAACAACTGGGCGGGCTGGCCATGGCGATCTTCGAGCGGGTAGCCCGGGAGGAGGGCCCTGCCAAGGGCCTGTTCTCAGCGGAGGCCGCGTCGGCCTATGCCGCTGTGGTCGGCCGGGAGGTACGGGTGGAGGAGATTCAGCCGGTGGTCAACGAACTTCTCGCCGACAACCTGCTGATGCGGCTGGGCCACGGCCTGTACGGTGTCGCCGATCCGCTGGTGCAGGAGATCTGGCGCGAACGGCGGGGCTGA
- a CDS encoding chaperone modulator CbpM translates to MADDLLIPDDDEGCTVALEELLAASGLGHEEVIELVQFGVFRCAQHAPVWTFHVHTVSLARRAARLRDDFGLNVSGMALALTYLERIEALEGRLRELESQLPR, encoded by the coding sequence ATGGCTGACGACCTGCTGATCCCCGACGACGACGAGGGGTGCACTGTGGCCCTTGAGGAGTTGCTGGCCGCCTCGGGCCTGGGCCACGAGGAGGTGATCGAACTGGTGCAGTTCGGGGTGTTCCGCTGCGCCCAGCACGCCCCGGTCTGGACCTTCCACGTCCACACGGTGAGCCTGGCCCGCCGCGCCGCCCGCCTGCGCGACGACTTCGGCCTCAACGTCTCCGGGATGGCCCTGGCCCTTACCTACCTGGAGCGGATCGAGGCCCTCGAGGGGCGGCTGCGGGAGCTGGAATCGCAGCTGCCGCGGTGA
- a CDS encoding DnaJ C-terminal domain-containing protein, whose translation MKFKDYYATLEVERSATGEEIKKAYRKLARKFHPDVAKEEGAEARFKEISEAYQTLSDPEKRQAYDDLGRHGPGEEFHPSPEWDSRFSRGGQQEVDLADLFEQMGFGSGGFGGFGGGTGGARRPGADFPIRGQDLEVATELTLEQAARGTEVSFSLSVPVLGADGRVQKQSRSGRIRVPRGVVEGERLRVPGKGGDGIAGGAPGDLYLEVRLAPHPRFRAVGHDLYLELPIAPWEAALGAEISVPSLDGPVAVSLKPGMRSGQKLRLAGKGLPHRREGAGDLYGVIQIVLPEKIGEREQALYRELAEASAFRPRHHLEGPTDG comes from the coding sequence ATGAAGTTCAAAGATTACTACGCCACCCTGGAAGTGGAGCGCAGCGCCACGGGCGAGGAGATCAAGAAGGCCTACCGAAAACTGGCGAGGAAATTCCACCCCGATGTGGCCAAGGAGGAGGGGGCCGAGGCGCGATTCAAGGAGATCAGCGAGGCCTACCAGACCCTCTCCGATCCGGAGAAGCGCCAGGCCTATGACGACCTCGGCCGCCATGGCCCCGGCGAAGAGTTCCATCCGTCCCCGGAATGGGACAGCCGCTTCTCGCGCGGCGGCCAGCAGGAGGTCGACCTGGCCGACCTGTTCGAGCAGATGGGCTTCGGCAGCGGGGGCTTCGGCGGCTTCGGTGGTGGCACCGGCGGCGCCCGGCGGCCGGGGGCGGACTTCCCGATCCGCGGCCAGGACCTGGAGGTGGCCACCGAGCTGACCCTGGAGCAGGCCGCCCGGGGGACGGAGGTGTCGTTCTCGCTCAGCGTTCCGGTGCTGGGGGCCGATGGCCGCGTCCAGAAGCAGAGCCGCAGCGGCCGGATCCGGGTGCCCCGTGGGGTGGTGGAGGGGGAGCGGCTGCGGGTACCGGGCAAGGGCGGCGACGGCATCGCCGGCGGTGCCCCCGGTGATCTCTATCTGGAGGTGCGGCTGGCGCCCCATCCCCGCTTCCGCGCCGTGGGCCACGACCTCTACCTGGAGCTGCCGATCGCCCCCTGGGAGGCGGCCCTGGGGGCCGAGATCAGCGTGCCCAGCCTCGACGGGCCGGTGGCAGTGAGCCTCAAGCCTGGGATGCGCAGCGGCCAGAAGCTGCGCCTGGCTGGCAAGGGCCTGCCCCACCGGCGCGAGGGGGCGGGCGATCTCTACGGTGTGATCCAGATCGTGCTGCCAGAAAAGATCGGCGAACGGGAGCAGGCGCTGTACCGCGAACTCGCCGAAGCCTCCGCCTTTCGCCCCCGCCACCACCTCGAAGGACCCACCGATGGCTGA
- a CDS encoding antitoxin — MDVLPSRVFMNGNSQAVRIPAEFRLATDRVQITRSPNGDLIIHPCPAQRGQALLDTLAGFEPSFLASLEAQQASPIPMQERESL, encoded by the coding sequence ATGGACGTGCTTCCCAGCCGGGTGTTCATGAACGGCAACAGCCAGGCCGTGCGCATCCCCGCCGAGTTCCGCCTCGCCACCGACCGGGTGCAGATCACCCGCAGCCCCAACGGCGATCTGATCATTCACCCCTGCCCGGCCCAGCGGGGCCAGGCCCTGCTGGACACCCTGGCCGGCTTCGAGCCCAGCTTCTTGGCCAGCCTGGAGGCGCAGCAGGCCAGTCCGATCCCGATGCAGGAGCGGGAGAGCCTGTGA
- a CDS encoding PIN domain nuclease translates to MTLLLDTSLWIDFTRTRSPSHLKQFIAPFVLDPQAHLAEPVRFELLRSARPEEARLLEAQFATLPSLPTPADLWQQAIALGQACRQIGRTVLSLDLLVAAVALHHDAVLISFDADFDAIASVSELRLNRLVRPYSQTGT, encoded by the coding sequence ATGACGCTGCTGCTCGACACCAGCCTGTGGATCGACTTCACCCGAACCCGCAGTCCGAGCCATCTGAAGCAGTTCATCGCCCCCTTCGTTCTGGACCCCCAGGCCCATCTGGCCGAGCCGGTGCGCTTTGAGCTGTTGCGCTCCGCCCGGCCGGAAGAGGCCCGGCTGCTGGAGGCGCAGTTCGCCACCCTGCCCTCACTCCCCACGCCAGCGGATCTGTGGCAGCAGGCGATCGCTCTGGGCCAGGCCTGCCGCCAGATCGGCCGCACCGTGCTCAGCCTTGATCTGCTGGTGGCCGCGGTCGCCCTGCACCACGACGCCGTCCTGATCAGCTTCGATGCCGACTTCGACGCCATCGCCTCGGTGAGCGAGCTGCGTCTGAACCGTCTGGTGCGCCCCTATTCGCAGACGGGCACGTAG
- a CDS encoding PIN domain-containing protein, whose product MIYLLDTNILFPLIKNRPPQVAGRIDQLADVDSLAMSFITWAELLRGAEGSQRREATLQQLDGPAICRHYAAQASALKRQATPIGGNDLWIAAHALALGATLVSHNVREFARIEGLVLVDWAAPA is encoded by the coding sequence GTGATCTACCTGCTCGACACCAATATCCTTTTTCCCCTGATCAAGAACCGGCCGCCCCAGGTGGCTGGGCGCATCGATCAGCTCGCCGATGTCGACAGCCTGGCGATGTCGTTCATCACCTGGGCCGAGCTGCTGCGCGGAGCCGAGGGCAGCCAGCGCCGCGAGGCCACCCTCCAGCAGCTCGATGGCCCCGCCATCTGCCGCCACTACGCCGCGCAAGCCTCCGCCCTCAAGCGCCAGGCCACCCCCATCGGCGGCAACGATCTCTGGATTGCGGCCCATGCCCTGGCCCTCGGCGCCACCCTGGTGAGCCACAACGTGCGCGAATTCGCCCGCATCGAGGGCCTGGTCCTGGTGGATTGGGCGGCTCCTGCCTGA
- a CDS encoding alpha/beta family hydrolase: MGTSSAPRLIDGPDGAPATVLLAHGAGAPMDSPFMAAIAGGLAAAGWRVVRFEFGYMARMRETGRRQGPERMPVLQEAFRQQVRLETGESPQRPLFIGGKSMGGRVASLLVDELAPSDAVRGCLCLGYPFHPPGKPLQLRTEHLAALGTPTLILQGERDAFGRREEVETYDLSPAVQVGWIPSGDHSFKPTQSSGLSEAENWATAVAWGDGFLREVLEG, encoded by the coding sequence ATGGGCACCAGTTCCGCACCCCGCCTGATTGACGGCCCTGACGGCGCGCCGGCCACCGTGCTGCTGGCCCATGGGGCCGGGGCACCGATGGACAGTCCGTTCATGGCGGCGATCGCCGGCGGACTGGCCGCGGCGGGCTGGCGGGTGGTGCGCTTCGAGTTCGGCTACATGGCCCGGATGCGCGAGACGGGCCGCCGCCAGGGGCCCGAGCGGATGCCGGTGCTGCAGGAGGCGTTCCGCCAGCAGGTGCGGCTGGAGACGGGCGAGAGCCCGCAGCGGCCGCTGTTCATCGGCGGCAAGTCGATGGGCGGGCGAGTAGCCAGCCTGCTGGTGGATGAACTGGCCCCCAGCGATGCGGTGCGCGGCTGCCTGTGTCTGGGCTATCCCTTCCATCCGCCCGGCAAGCCGCTGCAGCTGCGCACCGAGCACCTGGCCGCCCTAGGCACGCCCACCCTGATCCTGCAGGGGGAGCGGGACGCGTTCGGGCGGCGGGAGGAGGTGGAGACCTACGACCTATCGCCGGCAGTGCAGGTGGGCTGGATCCCCAGTGGGGACCACAGCTTCAAGCCCACCCAGAGTTCGGGGCTGAGCGAGGCGGAGAACTGGGCGACGGCGGTCGCGTGGGGTGATGGGTTTCTGAGGGAGGTGCTGGAGGGGTGA
- a CDS encoding sulfite exporter TauE/SafE family protein, with amino-acid sequence MPLLIALAAVAFLYASVGHAGASGYIAVLALAGVPAPEIRAIALVLNVLVASVGTLQFIAAGHFRRDVFVPLALASVPAALVGGAIALPAVLLRQLIGAVLLFSAWRLVGQLPADLEAMRVPRRRVVALTGATLGLLAGLTGTGGGIFLTPWMILRSWLLPKQAAAVSVAFILVNSIAGLAGLLLRQGPAALPDPGALAPLAGVVLVGGTLGAYGGSRRFPSPWIRRLLAVVLVIAAWKLLAG; translated from the coding sequence ATGCCCCTGCTGATCGCCCTGGCGGCGGTGGCCTTTCTCTATGCCTCGGTGGGCCATGCCGGCGCCTCCGGCTACATCGCCGTCCTGGCCCTGGCGGGTGTGCCGGCGCCCGAGATCCGCGCGATCGCCCTGGTGCTCAACGTGCTGGTGGCCAGCGTCGGCACGCTGCAGTTCATCGCCGCCGGCCACTTCCGCCGGGATGTCTTCGTGCCCCTGGCCCTGGCGTCGGTGCCCGCGGCCCTGGTCGGCGGGGCCATCGCCCTCCCGGCCGTTCTGCTGCGCCAGTTGATCGGGGCGGTGCTGCTGTTCTCCGCCTGGCGACTGGTCGGCCAGCTGCCCGCCGATCTGGAGGCCATGCGTGTGCCCCGCCGCCGGGTCGTGGCCCTCACCGGCGCCACCCTGGGCCTGCTGGCCGGCCTCACCGGCACCGGCGGCGGCATCTTCCTGACGCCCTGGATGATCCTGCGCTCCTGGCTCCTGCCGAAGCAGGCGGCGGCGGTGTCGGTGGCCTTCATCCTGGTGAACTCGATCGCCGGCCTGGCCGGCCTGCTGCTGCGCCAGGGCCCCGCCGCCCTGCCGGATCCTGGGGCCCTCGCGCCGCTGGCGGGGGTGGTGCTGGTGGGCGGCACGTTGGGGGCCTACGGCGGCAGCCGCCGCTTCCCGTCCCCCTGGATCCGCCGGCTGCTGGCGGTGGTGCTGGTGATCGCCGCCTGGAAACTGCTGGCCGGCTGA